One genomic segment of Rivularia sp. PCC 7116 includes these proteins:
- a CDS encoding DUF2997 domain-containing protein — MAEYRRVEYRIGKDGKITETVIGASGAGCTETTSGIEDALGKVESQELLPEYYEGEENITSTENQSLKNKNG, encoded by the coding sequence ATGGCTGAGTATAGAAGAGTAGAATATCGCATTGGGAAAGACGGTAAAATCACTGAAACAGTCATCGGCGCTTCCGGTGCTGGCTGTACCGAAACCACTTCCGGAATAGAAGACGCTTTAGGTAAAGTTGAATCTCAAGAATTGCTCCCCGAATATTACGAAGGGGAAGAAAACATTACTTCAACGGAAAATCAATCTTTGAAAAATAAAAACGGATAA
- a CDS encoding helix-turn-helix transcriptional regulator has translation MTIVYTSLIFIFILVATVAFLRFLLARIYATGNRNDELLLQLMRENKILNWNQLQQKSGLSNSAMWKLRDSDGTSLTLEQLKTTANALNMPLGNFLYKLGILPPHPELESKRRECLQLQQQIEKLNQEKETLRKDGLRLHSELQQQQLELTQEFRKSTFEKLQTLLVNYPSIHQMVNVKPELPAKNLLSGFTPLDNLLKEWDYQPIGKPWQQVEYNPQIHQPDTGDIQQGEKVYIRFIGYQHQGNILSPAKVSRTLPGGRQGDKEK, from the coding sequence ATGACAATTGTCTACACATCATTAATATTCATCTTTATCCTAGTCGCAACCGTTGCGTTTCTACGGTTTCTCCTTGCACGTATTTACGCTACAGGAAATCGCAATGACGAATTACTCTTACAATTAATGCGTGAAAATAAAATCCTTAATTGGAATCAGTTGCAACAAAAATCCGGCTTAAGTAATTCTGCCATGTGGAAATTGCGAGACTCTGACGGGACTTCGTTGACTTTGGAACAACTGAAAACAACTGCGAACGCGCTCAATATGCCGCTAGGAAATTTTCTCTATAAATTGGGAATTCTTCCACCACATCCAGAATTAGAAAGTAAACGTCGAGAATGTTTGCAATTACAGCAGCAGATAGAAAAGTTGAATCAAGAAAAAGAAACTTTGCGAAAAGATGGTTTGCGATTGCATTCCGAATTACAACAGCAGCAACTTGAATTAACCCAGGAATTTCGGAAATCAACATTTGAAAAACTGCAAACCCTGCTTGTCAATTATCCCAGCATTCATCAAATGGTAAACGTAAAACCAGAATTACCAGCAAAAAATTTGCTCTCAGGCTTCACTCCCCTCGACAACCTGTTAAAAGAATGGGATTACCAACCCATCGGAAAACCTTGGCAACAAGTTGAATACAATCCCCAAATCCATCAACCAGATACCGGAGATATTCAACAAGGAGAAAAAGTTTACATCCGTTTTATAGGATATCAACATCAAGGTAACATCCTTTCCCCCGCTAAAGTTAGTCGTACACTTCCAGGTGGAAGACAAGGAGACAAGGAAAAATAA
- a CDS encoding Hsp70 family protein, whose product MIVIDFGTSNTIVCTTDTITQQPRTLKFDFLSRRFNEVSVIPSQVFVKSPNNLIFGEPVRSQRLSFSQPQRYFQAFKRDLAADFVPPPRVLDDVNYSAEAISELFLKEIWSHVKQQLEPSRVIFTVPVGAFERYLHWFNGLGEKLDIPQLQIVDESTAAALGYAVKRPGSLVLVVDFGGGTLDLSLVRTVKSNSQSSSVRAEVIAKSDAFVGGIDIDNWIVEDYLRKTNSSREEVGEVGYQNLLEIAERLKMKLSTDNEAKESWFDDENFMSHELQLNSDELADILENRQLLEQLRQTLDEVLAIALSKGIGKADIEKVLLVGGSCQIQAVQQLIISYFGRQKVKLDKPFEAVAHGGLALNEMVEIDDYLRHSYAIRLWEPHSKKYSYMTLIEKGTNYLGDNDKKARIDEPLILQAAIEGQKEIRLDIGEIAEMSQAEVTYDAQGRMTSSHLVKQETYRSLDTQHQQVCIAHLEPPGELGIDRVSVKFGVNEQRMLVATVKDLLTGKALVVREAIAKLK is encoded by the coding sequence ATGATTGTCATCGATTTCGGAACCAGCAATACCATTGTTTGTACCACCGACACTATTACTCAACAACCGCGTACACTAAAATTCGACTTTCTTTCACGTCGCTTTAACGAGGTAAGCGTGATTCCTTCGCAAGTATTCGTCAAATCGCCAAATAATTTGATTTTTGGCGAACCTGTACGCTCTCAAAGATTGAGTTTTAGTCAACCACAGCGGTATTTTCAAGCATTTAAACGGGATTTAGCGGCGGATTTTGTTCCCCCTCCCCGCGTTTTGGATGATGTTAATTACAGTGCTGAAGCGATATCGGAACTGTTTTTAAAAGAAATTTGGAGTCACGTAAAACAACAATTGGAACCCAGTCGAGTTATTTTTACCGTTCCCGTGGGTGCTTTTGAACGATATTTGCATTGGTTTAACGGTTTGGGTGAAAAGCTGGATATTCCCCAATTGCAAATCGTTGATGAATCCACAGCAGCAGCTTTGGGTTATGCTGTCAAACGCCCCGGCAGCTTGGTTTTGGTGGTGGATTTCGGTGGTGGAACTTTGGATTTAAGTTTAGTTCGTACCGTCAAAAGTAATTCTCAATCTTCATCTGTACGTGCGGAAGTAATTGCGAAATCTGATGCTTTTGTCGGTGGAATTGATATTGATAATTGGATTGTAGAAGATTATCTGAGAAAAACAAATTCGAGTCGGGAAGAAGTGGGGGAAGTTGGCTATCAGAATTTGTTGGAAATTGCCGAAAGATTGAAAATGAAGCTTTCCACGGATAATGAAGCGAAGGAATCCTGGTTTGACGATGAGAATTTTATGTCTCACGAATTGCAGTTAAACTCGGATGAATTAGCGGATATTTTAGAAAATCGTCAGTTATTAGAGCAACTGCGACAGACATTAGATGAAGTGTTGGCGATCGCCTTGAGTAAAGGAATCGGCAAAGCGGATATAGAAAAGGTTTTATTAGTGGGAGGTAGCTGTCAAATTCAAGCAGTACAGCAATTGATTATTTCTTATTTTGGCAGACAGAAAGTTAAATTAGACAAACCGTTTGAAGCAGTAGCTCACGGTGGTTTGGCTTTAAACGAAATGGTAGAAATCGACGATTATTTGCGTCATAGCTATGCAATTCGGTTGTGGGAACCCCATAGTAAAAAATATTCCTACATGACATTGATTGAAAAGGGAACGAATTATTTAGGGGATAACGATAAAAAAGCCAGAATTGACGAACCATTGATATTACAAGCAGCCATAGAAGGACAAAAAGAGATTCGTTTGGATATTGGTGAAATTGCGGAAATGTCCCAAGCTGAAGTTACTTATGATGCCCAAGGAAGAATGACAAGCAGTCATTTAGTGAAACAGGAAACCTATCGTTCTTTAGATACTCAACATCAACAAGTTTGTATCGCCCATTTAGAGCCACCCGGAGAATTGGGAATCGATAGAGTTTCCGTAAAATTTGGCGTTAACGAGCAGAGGATGTTGGTTGCTACCGTGAAGGATTTATTGACAGGGAAAGCGTTGGTAGTGAGAGAGGCGATCGCTAAATTGAAATGA
- a CDS encoding WD40 repeat domain-containing protein yields the protein MSENQPRQYDAVLGGGSQAPVDGVVLGGIEGVKRRWETANIQQKIVALSEALKYGDAGLDFVIQIWQNELGQISYVAYSLLRQKEEAKVKQVLQEYNPWLKIGCVHTLQDINTRCIAIHSNGKVFFDGSNSINTFDLHTGEVEATSMSYVSFGNILISPIKKNIITRGGTSCFDSGIKIWDSQTNERLLFLDENSENVFSLAISPDESKLFCGVNYPGTGISVWNLETAKYIKTLPGHSNHAVQALAITPDGETIISGANDGNVKALNVETGKLIFSLKKQRHSKGVESVAISPDGRTIVSGSKDKTIKVCNLENKKIINTLEGHKGWVYCVAISPDGSTIVSCSRDKTIRIWDLYTGECIRILEGHTDWVYCIAISPDGKTLVSCSRDKTVKIWG from the coding sequence ATGTCGGAGAATCAACCTAGACAATATGATGCAGTGCTTGGTGGTGGGAGTCAAGCGCCGGTTGATGGTGTGGTTTTGGGTGGGATTGAAGGTGTTAAAAGACGTTGGGAAACAGCGAATATTCAACAGAAGATTGTTGCACTTTCAGAAGCATTGAAATATGGGGATGCTGGTTTAGATTTTGTGATTCAAATTTGGCAAAATGAATTAGGACAAATTAGTTATGTTGCTTATTCATTATTACGTCAGAAAGAAGAAGCAAAAGTTAAACAAGTTTTGCAAGAATATAATCCTTGGTTAAAGATAGGATGTGTTCATACTTTGCAAGATATTAACACTAGATGTATCGCTATTCATTCAAATGGAAAAGTATTTTTTGATGGCTCAAACTCGATAAATACTTTTGATTTACATACAGGGGAAGTTGAAGCAACTTCTATGAGTTATGTAAGCTTCGGAAATATTTTGATAAGCCCAATTAAAAAAAATATTATTACTAGGGGTGGTACATCTTGCTTCGATAGTGGAATCAAAATATGGGATTCGCAAACTAACGAGCGTCTATTATTTTTAGATGAAAATTCAGAAAATGTCTTTTCCTTAGCAATAAGTCCAGATGAAAGTAAACTTTTTTGTGGTGTTAATTATCCAGGTACTGGAATTAGTGTCTGGAATCTAGAAACAGCTAAATATATTAAAACACTTCCCGGACATTCTAATCATGCAGTTCAAGCATTAGCAATTACTCCAGATGGAGAAACTATTATTAGTGGTGCGAATGACGGCAATGTTAAGGCTTTGAATGTAGAAACGGGTAAATTAATATTTTCATTAAAAAAACAAAGACATTCTAAAGGTGTTGAGTCAGTAGCTATTAGCCCAGATGGAAGAACAATAGTTAGCGGTAGTAAAGACAAAACAATCAAAGTTTGTAATTTAGAAAATAAAAAAATTATAAATACATTAGAAGGGCATAAAGGTTGGGTTTACTGTGTTGCTATCAGCCCTGACGGAAGCACTATTGTTAGTTGTAGCAGAGACAAAACAATTAGAATATGGGATTTGTATACAGGAGAATGTATACGTATTCTTGAAGGACATACAGATTGGGTTTATTGTATAGCAATTAGTCCCGATGGTAAAACTCTCGTTAGCTGTAGTAGAGATAAAACAGTTAAAATCTGGGGTTAA